In a single window of the Nicotiana tomentosiformis chromosome 8, ASM39032v3, whole genome shotgun sequence genome:
- the LOC138897263 gene encoding uncharacterized protein — MQHKDSDSEDLEDDTIPEEIIREVENFKNKLKSNLEKTEAVNLGDSELLKETRTSIHLSPSEKEEYIRFLKEYEDIFSCSYDDMMGLSTSIVAHKLPTNLTCPPVKQKLRKFKTDMSLKIKEEVTK, encoded by the coding sequence atgcaacataaggatagtgattcagaagaCCTGGAAGATGATACGATACCTGAGGAAAtcatcagagaagtggaaaattttaaaaacaagcTAAAGTCCAATTTGGAAAAAACTGAAGCAGTAAACTTAGGGGATTCCGAACTGCTCAAGGAAACACGCacaagcattcatctatcaccatcagagaaagaagagtacATCAGATTCCTAAAAGAATATGAAGATATCTTTTCATGTTCCTACGACGATATGATgggtttgagcacatccatagtagctcacaagttaCCCACTAATCTTAcatgtccaccggtaaagcagaagctcagaaaattcaagacagatatgagtttgaagataaaagaggaggtcaccaagtaG